GATCAGGCGAAGCTCTTCGCCGAACGCGTCGAAATACGTGCCGCCCTGGTCGCCGGTCTTTCCGGTGGTGTCGGCGTTCGATCCCTGCAGCGACTGCATGATGCTCAGCGCATCGCCTTCGGTCAGCGAGATTTCTGCAATCAGCGCCTCGAACAGCACCTGGCGAGGAACGACGTCGAGGCTGCGCAGGACGGTGCGCAGCGTTTCATAATCGCGCGGCGTCGAGAGGATGACGAGGGAGTTGGTGGTCTCGTCTTCGACGACGCGGACTTCCTGCTCGAAGATTTCATTCTGGCCTTCGCCGCCGAGCACGACACCGCCGCCGCCGCCGCCGCCTCCGCCGCCGCTCGAACGGCCTGTACCGGAACGTCCGCCGCGGTTTCCTCCACGCGTCGTGCCGCGACCCGAGCTGCTGAGGCCGCCGCCGGAGCTACCGCCGCCGGACGAGCTCAAGCCTCCGGTCGAGCTCATCGACGACGACGACGAATCGTTGTCGTCGAGCCCGCCGCTGCTTCGCGAGCTCGAGCTCCTTCGGTTGCTGCTGCCGGAGTTGCGCGAGTTTGCCAGACCGCCGCCGAGACCGAGACCGGCTTCGGCCGCTTCACCGGAACGCGCGCGCCGCCCGCCGCCGCCGCCGCTCGTCGATGCGCCGTAGACCTCGCTCAGCACGCCGGCGAGATCGACGGCCTTCGAGTTCTCGACGCGGTATACGTAGACCTGACGCCGTCCGCCGGCCTCGGCTTCGACGTCGAGCACCGAAACCCAGTAGTCGACCGCCATCACTACGGCGCGATCATGTGCGATCACGGCGATCGCGCCGAGGCGCGTGAGCGGAATCAGCACGGCCGCGCTTCCGGTCTCGGCCGCATGGTACGCTTCGAGGATCGACTGCAGCTCGGCGGTGAGGTCTTCGAGCACCGCGTGCTCGACCTTGAAGATCTTCGCGTTCATCTCCGCGAACGTGTTGGTGTCGAACGTGCGGATCAGCTCTTCGAGCCGGTCGGCGTTGCGCGCAATGTCGGTGACGATCACGAGGTTCGAGCGCGGGAACGAGATCACGTCGCCGCCCGGCGATACGAACGGCGTCACGGTCTGCGCCATCTGGTCGGCGCCCACGTGGCGTACCTTGATCACGTTCATGACGAAGTGACCTTCGGCCGCGAGCGGGCTGCCAGGCAGGATGACTTTGGTCTTGGCATCCTCGGCGGGAACGATCGAATAGAGATCGCCGGTCTTGACCGCCGCAAAACCGTTGTTGCGCAGCAACTGGTGAAAGATCGGAAAAAGATCGGCGCGCTCGAGCTTGCCCGACGTGCGCACGGTGACCTGTCCCTGCACGCGCGGATCGATCCAGTAGTTGATGTTCATCGCGACGGCCAGGCTGTAGATGACCTCGCGGATGTCGGCGTTCTCGAAGTTGAGCACGATGCTGTCGTCGCCGCTGTTCTCGTGAGTGACAGTCTCGGTCGTCTCCTGGATGACGGCAGGCGCGCG
The genomic region above belongs to Candidatus Limnocylindrales bacterium and contains:
- the gspD gene encoding type II secretion system secretin GspD yields the protein MKPGHFMSSAVVLAAALVSLTASHAGAADFGLRGRSHGKDSPATAPAAPAPVVTTPVVVPGPAVRAPAVIQETTETVTHENSGDDSIVLNFENADIREVIYSLAVAMNINYWIDPRVQGQVTVRTSGKLERADLFPIFHQLLRNNGFAAVKTGDLYSIVPAEDAKTKVILPGSPLAAEGHFVMNVIKVRHVGADQMAQTVTPFVSPGGDVISFPRSNLVIVTDIARNADRLEELIRTFDTNTFAEMNAKIFKVEHAVLEDLTAELQSILEAYHAAETGSAAVLIPLTRLGAIAVIAHDRAVVMAVDYWVSVLDVEAEAGGRRQVYVYRVENSKAVDLAGVLSEVYGASTSGGGGGRRARSGEAAEAGLGLGGGLANSRNSGSSNRRSSSSRSSGGLDDNDSSSSSMSSTGGLSSSGGGSSGGGLSSSGRGTTRGGNRGGRSGTGRSSGGGGGGGGGGVVLGGEGQNEIFEQEVRVVEDETTNSLVILSTPRDYETLRTVLRSLDVVPRQVLFEALIAEISLTEGDALSIMQSLQGSNADTTGKTGDQGGTYFDAFGEELRLIGAIGSGGLLGAVTAYRSGIEIYKGVINAAANRGKAKILSRPNLMTSDNQEARLLVGQEVPILTTQSNSTVQNNSTTQLLQSVQYRDTGLVIRALPQVNSEGLVNLELSLEISEVAPGQSAGGIQSPTFTTRKAETTVVVNSGETLIIGGIIADSNNSDKEGVPYLMDVPVLGRLFRSDTNTRRRVELIVLITPFVVRDRDEARSVTADFRRRVDSVLEDVELIETKDPSSHTLILEAPSGLTGPPPLPASTRPPVAPPNGGPIPLDFRETRG